Proteins from a single region of Paenibacillus sp. BIHB 4019:
- the grpE gene encoding nucleotide exchange factor GrpE codes for MSKEQQNDVVEELVADETVESQETAEAGQNEAEVVDARYAELEKQLEESQQRYLRTQADFDNFRRRSTKEREELARYASMKLVTELLPVVDNFDRATAAASVNGDVEALAKGVDMIFRQLTQTLEQEGLTAMNVVGEAFNPDFHQAIMTVESDEYEEGIIVEEVQKGYMLKEKVLRPAMVKVSG; via the coding sequence GTGAGTAAAGAGCAACAAAATGATGTGGTTGAGGAGCTAGTGGCAGACGAGACTGTCGAATCGCAAGAAACGGCTGAAGCTGGGCAAAATGAAGCTGAAGTGGTTGATGCGCGTTATGCAGAGCTTGAGAAGCAGCTCGAAGAGAGCCAGCAGCGCTATCTTCGCACACAAGCGGACTTTGACAATTTCCGTCGTCGTTCCACTAAGGAAAGAGAAGAGCTGGCGCGTTATGCGTCGATGAAGCTCGTTACTGAGCTGCTGCCGGTTGTCGACAACTTCGATCGGGCTACAGCTGCTGCTTCCGTTAATGGTGACGTAGAGGCGCTTGCGAAAGGCGTGGACATGATTTTCCGCCAATTGACGCAAACGCTGGAACAGGAAGGTCTCACGGCGATGAATGTCGTTGGAGAAGCTTTTAACCCTGACTTCCATCAGGCGATTATGACGGTGGAATCTGATGAATATGAAGAAGGAATTATTGTGGAGGAAGTTCAAAAAGGCTACATGCTGAAGGAGAAGGTTCTCCGTCCGGCAATGGTTAAAGTGAGCGGCTAA
- the hrcA gene encoding heat-inducible transcriptional repressor HrcA: MLTDRQRMILTAIVDDYIRSAEPVGSRSISKRGDVGFSPATIRNEMADLEELGFLEQPHTSAGRIPSTKGYRYYVDHLMRMEELNDADMTKVRSFFTEQMSQMEQVIQHAASILSSLTNYTSILLGPELFNTSLKHFSLVPLDERSAVAIIVTNTGRVENRTITLPSEVKMEELEKVVHILNTKLVGIPLVRLKSKLYLEVGQELERYVDHCEEVLSVLDQALQPDNDHRLFLSGTTNMLTQPEFKDVDKVKTILDLLEETPAVMKMFSSLPSGIQVRIGTENDNLAIASCSLITASYSVDGQPLGTIGILGPTRMEYGKVMSLVDLISKDMAAFLARWYK, translated from the coding sequence ATGTTGACGGATAGGCAGCGAATGATTTTAACAGCTATCGTAGATGATTATATCCGCTCGGCTGAGCCGGTCGGTTCACGCAGTATTTCTAAGCGCGGCGATGTTGGCTTCAGCCCAGCTACCATTCGTAATGAAATGGCGGATTTGGAGGAGCTTGGATTTCTGGAGCAGCCGCATACGTCGGCAGGCCGGATTCCTTCTACTAAAGGCTATCGCTATTACGTCGATCATCTGATGAGGATGGAAGAGTTGAACGATGCGGATATGACGAAGGTTCGTTCTTTTTTCACCGAGCAGATGAGCCAGATGGAGCAGGTTATTCAGCATGCAGCATCGATATTGTCCAGCCTGACGAACTACACGTCGATTTTGCTGGGCCCGGAGCTGTTTAATACATCGCTGAAGCATTTCAGCCTTGTGCCGCTGGATGAACGTTCTGCGGTTGCCATCATTGTTACCAATACGGGGCGCGTCGAGAATCGCACCATTACGCTGCCGTCTGAGGTGAAGATGGAGGAGCTGGAGAAGGTCGTCCATATTTTGAATACGAAGCTTGTCGGCATTCCGTTAGTCCGCTTGAAATCAAAGCTTTATCTGGAGGTTGGTCAGGAGCTTGAGCGTTACGTCGATCATTGCGAGGAAGTGCTGAGCGTACTGGATCAGGCGCTGCAGCCTGATAATGATCATCGCCTGTTTCTGAGTGGAACGACGAACATGCTGACGCAGCCGGAATTCAAAGATGTTGACAAGGTAAAAACGATTTTGGATTTGCTGGAAGAGACGCCAGCCGTGATGAAAATGTTTTCCTCCTTGCCTTCAGGCATACAAGTGCGCATTGGGACGGAAAATGATAATCTGGCGATTGCCAGCTGCAGCTTGATTACCGCTTCTTATTCGGTTGACGGGCAGCCGCTCGGCACGATCGGAATTCTCGGTCCCACGCGGATGGAATATGGCAAAGTAATGAGTTTGGTTGATTTGATTTCCAAAGATATGGCTGCTTTTTTGGCCCGCTGGTATAAATGA
- the hemW gene encoding radical SAM family heme chaperone HemW, giving the protein MTIHHAPRALYIHIPFCTNKCHYCDFTSYVLKGQPVDDYLDALEREMERTISVLPPEQIDTVFVGGGTPTVLTPPQMERFLAAVRKHFPLSPDVEFSMEANPGTTDADKLAAMYAGGVNRISFGVQSFNNTLLERIGRIHNVEDVYRSLDNARAAGFTNLSIDLMFGLPGQTVELLADSVQKALALELPHYSLYSLKVEENTLFHKLYERNELPLPTEDEDLNMYLLLIEQLKAGGYQHYEISNFARPGYESKHNSTYWRNEPYYGLGAGAHGYANRERHVNIKGVQPYIDATLARLPRLDTETISELEAMEDFMMVGLRLLDGIRTADFTRQFDGKMLESYFGPIIEKHLNDGLMERLEDERGGGYRLTDKGVLLGNEVFGSFIGLEV; this is encoded by the coding sequence ATGACGATTCATCATGCGCCGCGAGCGCTGTATATTCATATCCCTTTTTGTACGAATAAGTGCCATTACTGCGATTTTACGTCCTATGTGCTGAAAGGCCAGCCTGTAGACGATTATTTGGATGCGCTGGAGCGCGAAATGGAGCGTACGATCAGCGTGCTGCCGCCTGAGCAAATCGATACGGTATTCGTAGGCGGAGGTACGCCGACGGTGCTTACACCGCCGCAGATGGAGCGTTTTCTCGCTGCCGTCCGCAAGCATTTTCCACTTTCACCAGATGTCGAGTTTTCTATGGAAGCCAATCCAGGCACGACGGATGCTGACAAGCTGGCGGCGATGTATGCCGGTGGGGTGAACCGGATCAGCTTTGGCGTGCAATCGTTTAATAACACGCTGCTGGAGCGGATTGGACGTATTCACAATGTCGAGGACGTATATCGCAGCTTGGACAATGCAAGAGCAGCAGGCTTTACGAATTTGTCGATCGACCTGATGTTTGGCCTGCCTGGACAGACGGTTGAACTGCTGGCTGACAGCGTGCAGAAGGCGCTTGCGCTGGAGCTGCCGCATTACTCGCTGTACAGCCTTAAAGTGGAGGAGAATACGTTGTTCCACAAGCTGTATGAGCGCAATGAACTTCCTTTGCCGACAGAGGATGAAGATTTAAATATGTATTTGCTGCTGATTGAGCAGCTTAAGGCTGGCGGCTACCAGCATTATGAGATAAGCAATTTTGCCCGCCCGGGCTATGAGAGCAAGCATAATTCAACGTACTGGCGCAATGAGCCTTATTATGGACTCGGAGCCGGTGCTCATGGGTACGCAAATCGCGAGCGCCATGTTAATATCAAGGGGGTACAGCCTTATATTGACGCGACGCTTGCCCGCCTGCCGCGGCTTGATACGGAGACGATTTCCGAGCTTGAGGCGATGGAGGACTTTATGATGGTCGGGCTGCGTCTGTTGGATGGCATTCGTACTGCTGATTTTACCCGCCAATTTGATGGCAAGATGCTCGAAAGCTATTTTGGCCCGATTATTGAAAAGCATTTGAATGACGGCTTGATGGAGCGTCTGGAGGATGAGCGCGGCGGAGGCTATCGGCTGACCGATAAAGGCGTTTTGCTTGGCAACGAAGTGTTTGGTTCGTTTATTGGTTTGGAAGTTTAG
- a CDS encoding N-acetyltransferase — protein MDSLQAVCRKATKDDVDVLFDLIQGYAEKGIMLPRTRYMLEYSINSFIVAEVGDQVVGCGSLTKLGDNLIEIRSLGMSDGYKGLGIGSKLVDGLLAAAREQGITKVMALTYEVAFFLRNGFTVVDKEIFPEKVWTDCVNCPKQNACDEIAVLKVLE, from the coding sequence ATGGACAGCTTGCAGGCAGTGTGCAGAAAAGCAACCAAAGATGATGTTGACGTATTGTTTGATTTAATTCAAGGCTATGCAGAGAAAGGGATCATGCTGCCCCGTACCCGGTATATGCTTGAGTATTCGATAAATTCTTTTATAGTAGCGGAAGTAGGCGACCAGGTTGTCGGCTGCGGCTCTCTGACGAAGCTGGGCGATAATTTGATAGAGATCCGGTCACTTGGCATGTCGGATGGCTACAAGGGCCTGGGCATAGGCAGCAAGCTCGTTGATGGCTTGCTTGCTGCGGCGAGGGAACAGGGCATTACTAAGGTCATGGCGCTGACGTATGAGGTTGCTTTTTTTCTGCGGAATGGGTTTACGGTCGTGGATAAAGAAATTTTTCCGGAAAAGGTATGGACCGACTGCGTCAACTGTCCGAAGCAGAATGCTTGCGATGAAATCGCCGTGCTGAAAGTGCTGGAGTAG